In Cyprinus carpio isolate SPL01 chromosome B7, ASM1834038v1, whole genome shotgun sequence, a genomic segment contains:
- the LOC109081999 gene encoding fragile X mental retardation syndrome-related protein 1-like — protein MDGLAVEVRGSNGAFYKGFIKDVHEDSLTIVFENNWQPERQLPFSDVRLPPPADYHKDICEGDEVEVYSRANEQEPCGWWLARVRMMKGEFYVIEYAACDATYNEIVTSERIRPVNPNSPSSENSFYKIPIAVPEDLRDICLTENIHKDFRKAIGANCIFYNTFTHQLIVLSTNECTVKRAALLSDMHFRSIRTKLMLMSRNEEATKHLETSKQLASAYQEEVRVRDDLMGLAIGSHGANIQQARKVSGVTAIELEEESCTFRIYGETPEAVKQARTFLEFKEDSFPVPRNLVGELVFCSKKINQKIEKKSGVVRVRIEGDNDKKLPREEVGRQGAGRDNTVSSQEGMVPFIFVGTKENISNAQALLEYHVAYLQEVEQLRLERLQIDEQLRQIGVGYRAPPSRSGSGVAGERERGYLTDDSTNSLQTTRTYGGRGRGRKSNNAYSGYGTNSEMSNASETEEIGERELGPKGVGGDERGSKRGGRGRGSSAGRGRGGPGPRITNTISSVLRDPDSNPYSLLEGEGELGGDTDASESMGGTDHRRRSRRRRNDQEPSLMDAAANESDSQAATSENGLEEEGRPQRRNRSRRRRNRGSRPEGGSTSRDRQPITVADFISRADSQSRQNLPGKEEVTQHTSHPKENGTSVSKEGCTPPKRSPSNGVASPGGAVALVNGVS, from the exons ATGGACGGGTTGGCGGTGGAGGTGCGCGGCTCCAACGGGGCCTTCTACAAG gGTTTCATCAAAGATGTACACGAAGACTCCCTCACAATAGTCTTTGAAAACAA CTGGCAACCAGAGAGACAGCTGCCGTTCAGTGACGTGAGGTTGCCCCCCCCAGCCGATTACCACAAGGACATTTGTGAGGGAGATGAGGTGGAG GTTTACTCCAGAGCCAACGAGCAGGAGCCCTGCGGCTGGTGGTTGGCGAGGGTGAGGATGATGAAGGGAGAG tTCTATGTGATCGAATATGCAGCCTGCGACGCCACATACAATGAAATTGTCACATCGGAACGAATCCGGCCGGTTAATCCCAACAGCCCCTCCTCTGAAAACTCCTTTTACAAAATCCCCATCGCTGTACCCGAGGATCTCAGAGACAT CTGTTTGACTGAGAACATTCACAAAGACTTCAGGAAAGCAATCGGAGCCAACTGCATCTTCTACAACACCTTTACACACCAACTTATTGTCCTG TCCACAAACGAGTGCACGGTGAAACGAGCGGCTCTACTGAGTGACATGCACTTCCGGAGTATTCGCACCAAACTCATGCTGATGTCCCGTAACGAGGAGGCCACTAAACACTTAGAG ACGAGTAAACAGCTGGCGTCTGCGTATCAGGAGGAAGTGAGGGTGCGTGATGATCTAATGGGTCTGGCCATCGGTTCTCACGGTGCCAACATCCAGCAGGCCCGCAAAGTTTCCGGCGTCACTGCCATTGAGCTGGAAGAAGAGAGCTGCACATTCAGGATCTATGGAGAG ACCCCAGAGGCTGTGAAGCAGGCCAGGACATTTCTGGAGTTTAAGGAGGATTCCTTCCCAGTTCCGAGGAACCTTGTAGGCGAGTTGGTTTTCTGCTC caaaaaaatcaaccaaaaaatagaaaaaaaatcggGCGTGGTTCGAGTCCGGATCGAAGGGGACAATGATAAAAAGCTGCCCAGGGAGGAGGTAGGCAGGCAGGGGGCTGGCAGAGACAACACTGTCAGCAGCCAAGAG GGAATGGTTCCCTTCATCTTTGTTGGAACCAAAGAGAACATCAGTAACGCCCAGGCATTGCTCGAATACCACGTGGCCTACCTTCAG GAGGTGGAGCAGTTGCGTCTTGAGCGCCTGCAGATTGATGAACAGCTCCGTCAGATTGGGGTGGGATACCGCGCACCCCCCAGCCGCTCTGGTTCAGGGGTCGCTGGCGAGCGTGAACGGGGTTACCTCACGGACGATAGCACCAACTCCCTGCAGACCACACGCACCTACGGAGGAAGAGGACGTGGACGCAAATCTAACAATGCATACTCTGGCTATG GAACAAACTCTGAAATGTCAAATGCATCCGAGACAGAAGAGATAGGAGAGCGAGAGCTCGGGCCGAAAGGTGTTGGAGGAGATGAGCGGGGCTCCAAGCGAGGAGGCCGTGGCCGTGGCTCCAGCGCTGGCAGGGGCCGGGGAGGACCAGGGCCACGAATCACTAACACTATCAGCTCAG TGCTCCGAGATCCAGACAGTAACCCGTACTCGCTGCTGGAGGGAGAAGGTGAATTAGGCGGTGATACAGATGCCAGTGAAAGCATGGGCGGCACTGACCATAGGAGACGTTCACGCCGTCGGCGTAACGACCAGGAACCCAGCCTCATGGATGCAGCCGCTAATGAATCCGACAGTCAGGCAGCCACCAGTGAGAACGGACTGG AAGAGGAGGGCAGGCCCCAGCGCCGCAATAGAAGCCGCCGCCGTCGCAACCGTGGCAGTCGCCCTGAGGGAGGCTCCACCAGCCGCGACAGACAGCCAA
- the LOC109058426 gene encoding UDP-glucuronosyltransferase 2B2-like, with translation MKSKWLSSLTCLLFVICCCHGGNILVWPEDCSHWVNMKVILRKLHSHSHSLTVVRSSKSWYIQENSSLYSTITVNPVESEDVGSDYFKMLIERSLELQRMSPFFRFLEQKKDITNVLKVFHNGALQMISAVLDDAALVKRLREAKFDLLLTDPAFPAGVLLAKFLHLPMVYNVRWLNAGDAHMQIAPSPPSYVPMYNSLLHDRMNFLQRTENSLRYLFSLFQERYIIVPIYSDLLERHFPPGADLLSMQQSADIWLMRMDFVFEFPRPSMPNVVYIGGFQCQPAQALPAELEEFMQSSGEHGVVIMSLGTVVSALPTAITEAIATAFAEIPQKVLWRYHGERPSTLGNNTLLLEWFPQNDLLGHPKTRAFVSHGGTNGMYEAIYHGVPVLALPLLFDQFDNVLRLQVRGAARVLQVATLTSQEFLQALNDVLENPLYRSSVRKLSELHRDQPLTPLESATFWIEYVIRHKGAAHLRPEGNNLPWYSYHSLDVLAFLLTLIVIAFLTSVYVCKLLCCRKSNKKRKVE, from the coding sequence ATGAAGTCCAAATGGCTCTCTTCACTCACTTGCCTACTCTTTGTGATTTGCTGCTGTCATGGTGGAAATATCCTGGTGTGGCCTGAGGATTGTAGCCACTGGGTGAACATGAAAGTCATTTTGAGAAAACTCCACAGCCACAGCCATAGCCTTACCGTGGTGCGTTCGTCTAAAAGTTGGTATATCCAAGAGAATTCTTCCCTCTACAGCACTATCACGGTCAACCCAGTGGAGAGCGAAGATGTGGGCTCTGACTACTTCAAGATGTTGATAGAGCGGTCACTGGAGCTGCAAAGGATGTCGCCTTTCTTCCGTTTCTTGGAACAGAAGAAAGATATCACCAATGTGCTGAAGGTATTTCACAATGGAGCACTTCAAATGATTTCGGCCGTTTTGGACGATGCAGCGCTTGTCAAACGCTTGCGAGAAGCTAAGTTTGACCTGCTGCTAACAGATCCTGCGTTCCCAGCCGGTGTCCTGTTAGCCAAATTCCTCCACCTCCCCATGGTTTACAATGTACGTTGGCTAAATGCAGGGGATGCTCACATGCAAATTGCACCCTCACCTCCGTCCTACGTCCCAATGTACAATTCATTGCTCCATGACCGAATGAACTTCCTACAGCGGACAGAAAATTCCCTACGGTATCTGTTTAGCCTTTTCCAGGAGCGATACATCATCGTGCCAATTTACAGTGACCTGCTTGAGCGCCATTTCCCGCCCGGCGCTGATCTTTTGTCAATGCAGCAATCTGCTGACATTTGGTTGATGAGAATGGACTTTGTTTTTGAGTTTCCACGGCCCTCCATGCCTAACGTGGTCTACATCGGTGGCTTTCAGTGTCAGCCGGCTCAGGCACTTCCTGCAGAGCTGGAAGAGTTCATGCAGAGCTCCGGGGAGCATGGAGTCGTCATCATGTCCTTGGGAACAGTAGTCAGCGCTCTTCCTACAGCGATCACAGAGGCCATTGCTACAGCTTTTGCTGAGATCCCTCAAAAAGTCTTGTGGAGGTACCACGGAGAGCGACCCTCAACTCTGGGAAACAACACTTTACTTCTAGAGTGGTTTCCTCAGAATGATCTCCTGGGCCATCCAAAGACTCGTGCGTTTGTATCTCATGGGGGCACCAATGGTATGTACGAAGCTATTTACCATGGAGTCCCCGTCTTAGCTTTGCCGCTCCTCTTTGACCAGTTTGACAATGTTCTGCGACTGCAGGTTCGAGGTGCGGCTCGAGTTCTTCAAGTCGCAACACTTACATCACAAGAATTCCTCCAAGCCCTCAACGATGTCCTCGAGAACCCGCTGTACCGAAGCAGTGTCCGCAAACTGTCAGAGCTGCACCGCGATCAACCCTTGACTCCTCTTGAAAGCGCCACTTTTTGGATTGAGTATGTTATTAGACACAAAGGAGCAGCTCACCTTCGCCCAGAGGGGAATAACTTGCCTTGGTACTCTTATCATAGCCTAGATGTGTTGGCTTTTCTACTGACGCTCATTGTGATTGCTTTTTTGACCTCAGTATATGTCTGCAAGCTTTTGTGTTGCAGGAAGTCAAACAAAAAGAGGAAGGTGGAATGA
- the LOC109058424 gene encoding cornifelin homolog B-like, with protein MATKMVVQQPKPLVVAAASDQWSTSICECDNVNECCFSVWCFPCFACITARDHGECLCLPLLDSCGCIPPITLSMRVSTRRRYGITDSICNDCVYSYFCGPCSWCQIRREMKARLHPVTLFNNRPT; from the exons ATGGCAACCAAGATGGTGGTTCAGCAGCCCAAGCCACTGGTAGTGGCTGCTGCATCAGACCAGTGGAGCACCAGCATCTGCGAATGCGACAACGTCAATGAAT GTTGTTTCTCTGTGTGGTGTTTCCCTTgctttgcctgcattacagccaGAGACCACGGAGaatgtctctgtctccctctcctGGACAGCTGCGGGTGTATTCCCCCAATCACTCTCTCCATGAGGGTTTCCACACGCCGGCGTTACGGCATCACG GACTCTATCTGCAATGACTGTGTGTACTCTTACTTCTGCGGACCGTGCTCATGGTGTCAGATCAGACGGGAGATGAAGGCAAGACTCCATCCTGTCACTCTGTTCAACAACAGGCCTACCTAA